The sequence below is a genomic window from Ovis canadensis isolate MfBH-ARS-UI-01 breed Bighorn chromosome 1, ARS-UI_OviCan_v2, whole genome shotgun sequence.
TGACAGATTGTTCTTCAGTTTCTCCATACCACTTTCACCCATGCCTGTCTCAGGATTAAatcctgatccaagacctgcctCTCAGGACAACTTACCATGGGCTCTGCGGGACTTGGTTTAGCACTCAAAGTTCAGTCCTTGGATCTGGTCATCCTAATGCGCCAGGGAGGCCCAGCATTACAGGAACAGTCTATCTCTTACCTAGGGGAGGGAAGATCCTCTCCTGTTCTCAAGCGCCATCTTCCTTGCTGACATGGGGACCACAGAAGTTCACAGAGCCCGCCAGTAAGGCACTGTCCTCTCCTGTTGCCTTTTCCCCCAAACAGATACCTCTGTCCTCTTCTCCCCAATCACAGGCCAGGCCAGGTAAGCCAGGTGAGGCCCTACACACACAGACTGGGCCCACACAGTGCGTGTCCTCATGGGCCTGGAGCTCTCACAAGGTGTCCACGCATATGACCTGCTTGGGAGAGGCCAAGGAGTCAGCCATGGGAAGCCTACATGTTTCCTCCAGGTGTCCTGTAGAGCCAGTCTCAGGCCAGAATCTGGCTGCCTGCCAGCAGTGACCCCAAGTTTTATGAGCTGAGCAAGGACATCTCATGATAGTGGAGTTGACCCAAATGAGAGTCCTCACAGGGCACCATACCAACCAGGAAGAGCAGGCGTGGAAGCCTCTGTTGGGACAACACACATACCCAGGAGGGGTATATAAGCCAGTAGTCTGAACACCTCACAACAcatactcactcacacacacatacctcctCCAGCTCCACCATGGCCTTCTCTAACCTGTCTGCTTGCTCCAGCGACCTGAGCTACAGCAGCCGGATCTGCCTGCCTGgatcctgtgactcctgcactggcTCCTCCTGGCAGGTGGACGACTGTCCAGAGAGCTGCTGCGAGCCCCCCTGCTGTGCCCCCAGCTGCTGCACCCCGGCCCCCCGCCTGACCCGCCTCTGCGCCCCAGTGAGCTGCGAGTCCCGCCCCTGCTGCCAGCCAGCCTGCAGCAGCTCCTGCCCGGCCTTGTGCTGCCAGCAGTCTAGCTGCCAGCCCTCCTGCCGCACTTCCTCCCCCTGCCAGCAAGACTGCTGTGAGCCCGTCTGCTGCAGGCCTGTCTGCTGTGAGCCCGTCTGCTGCAGGCCCGTCTGTTATACACCTGTCTGCTGCACACCTGTCTGCTGCAGGCCTGTCTGCTGTGAGACCTCCCCCTGCTCAACCTCCTCATGTTGCCAGCAGTCCAGCTGCCAGCCCTCCTGCTGCACCTCCCCCCCCTGCCAGCAGGCCTGCTGTGAGCCCGTCTGCTGCAGGCCTGTCTGCTGCACACCTGTCTGCTGTACACCTGTCTGCTGCAGGCCCGTGTGCTGTGAGGCTTCCCCCTGCTCAGCCCCCTCATCCTGCTGCAGACCCTCCTCCTCCGTGTCCCTCCTCTGCCGCCCTGTGTGCCGCCCCGCCTGCTACGTGCCCACCTCCACCTGCCAGCCCAGCTGCTGCCGCCCGGCCTCCTCTGTGTCCCTCCTCTGCCACCCCGTGTGCCGCCCTGCCTGCTATGTGCCCGCCTCCACCTGCCAGCCCAGCTGCTGCCGCCCGGCCTCCTCCGTGTCCCTGCTCTGCCGGCCCGCATGCTCCCGCCCAGCCTGCTGTGTCCCTGCCTCGGCCCCGGAGCCCTGCTGCTGATTTGACTGCCATGTCCCCTCAGGGCCAGCCAGGCTCCAGGGTCCCTCAACAGAGAGGCTCAGCTCAGAGATATTAGCCCTTAACCTCCCCCAGGACTTTAACCCCAGAAAGGACACCCACGGGCCGTCTCCTCTGTGTCACCAGGAATGACAGGGACTCCTCATCCTCCAGGGTCTTCTCAGCAGTTGCTGCCAAGGTCATCCTAGAGCCTAAACCCAGGCTGAGTCATCACAGTGGGTCTGGTTCTCtgggccccgcccctcctccaGGCCCCGCCCTTCTTCCAGGTCCCGCCCCCTCGCCTCCCAGACTCTCCTCCGCAGGACCTGCCGGCCTAGCTTGATAAACTCGGCTTCTTCACTTTACATGCTTCCTCATCCCATGTCCTCTCCTGATCTGagtgtggtgggggcaggggctccgGGGAGAGGTGCACACCACCCTCAGCACTCCAAACAGAACCTCACATGACCCTTCCTGGGAGAAGAGAACCAGGAAGGCCCCGGAGTTGGGACCTGGCAAGACAGGGCGCGGCCACCCTGTGCTTCAGGCCGAGGCTGCGCTGTCCAGGCCTCCCCCACAAAGCCGAGGGGTGGCTGCGCACCCTGAGGTCAATCACGAGGCCTTGGAGGCCTGCCGCTCTGCAACCCAGCCACATTCCGCCTGTCCTCCGTGGCACTTGCAGCCCTCCCCGGTGAGGTCCAGAGGACAGTGAATAGTGTTTCCTCAGCTCTGAATGCTGCTTATCAAAGGCGCACTGTGTCCATCCTGAAGGCTCCACTCAGATCCCCTCACAAGAACCCACCATGGGGTCCCAGCTGCCATCCTTGCTTTGACCCCAGCATCCATGCCAGGCTGCTCCCAGCATACGATTGGGCCAGCGGGACAGAGGCTTCATGCTCCGACTATACGTCCACCTGCTGAGGCATTCTCAGAGCCGAGGGGAGAGCCAAGGCGCTGCCCACCgggccctccttccttcctgctccccAGGCAGGGGAGTCTGGTCAACCTGGGCATGCCAAAGCCCTTCCCCATTCCGCTCCTCTTACTCTTCCCACAGGTATCCCCAAAATAAACTTCTAGCGAGTCTATCACATGCTGGCATTGGCTTCTTGGAGAACCCAAAATGACTCCTGCAGCCTCATTTCAGTGcagaaagaggggagggagggagggagacaagaggagggggagggcggGATGGAGGAATGAGTGATTAAGCGATGGCCCAGCACCAGAACTGCACCTTACATGAAAAATTCACACCAGCCTCTGCACACATGTgtgtcagtcatttcagtcatgtccagctctttggaaccccatagactgtggcccgccaggctcctctgtccatgggattctccaggcaagaatactggagcgggatgccatgccctccctccaggggatgtttctgacccagggatcaaacccatgtcttctgtgtctcctgcatggcagatgaagtctttaccactgagtcaccactgAAGCCCCACACCAGTCTCTGTTTGCCTTTAAATTACTTCAATCTATTCTGAGGAATTTCGGCAAAATTTTCACCTCAATTTGCATGCATCTCAGTCTAAATCTGTAATGAATTCATCTACTCATTTCTTGTGGACATCACCTTTTCCTGGCTCCTGGAAAGATCTTAGTGTCCTAAGATACAAAACAAAGACTTGTGCTAATAAGCCAACAAAGGAAATAATATGAAATCATAAACAGAATCAGTGAATccaaaaagaaagcataaaatgAGGAAAAGGGGTGGAAGAGCATGGGACAAATAGCATTATCACACTAAACATAGGTTGTCTGCATGCTCCAATTAAGATGGAGACTGGTTGACTGAGGTTGACCTAACTTTATGCTGACTATGAGAAATGCActttaaatacaaaatgaaaatgggTTAAAAGTAAAAAGTTGGAAAGAGATATATCATGTTAAGATTAATAAAAGAAAGCTGGGGCAGTTTTATCAATACCATAAAATATAGTTTCCAGATCAAAGACTATTGCCAGGGATGGAGAGGATCCTTTCATAAAGTAAAATAGTCACTCACTCCTAAATATTGATGCACCTAATAGTAGACCTTCAAAATGTATGAAGCAAATACTGATCGACCTGCAATGAGAAACAAATTTACTCTTACAGTTTGAGATTTCAATAATCCTCTCTCAATAAGTTATAAAACATGGAGACAGAAGGTCAGGAAGGATATAGATTACTgagtggctcaggggtgaagaatctgcttgcaatgcaggagacacaggtagacatgggttcaatccctgggtcaggaagatcccctggagaaagaaatggcaaaacactccagtattcttgcctgggaaatcccatggacagaggagactggtggtctacagtccaagggattgcaaagagtcagacatgacttagcgactgaacatgaACATATTAACCAGTGAACTATTTGACATTGAAAAAACACTCCACCCCAACAAAAACCTTTCATTTTCAATCAAAGCAAAACATGTATCAAGAAAGTTCACATTTGTTAAGATAGACCATATGGGGGCTATAAAGCCAGTCTCTGCAAATCTGAAAAGATTTGAATCACAAAACAGGTATTTTATGACCACATTGGGATTAAATTAGAAACCCAGGAACAGAAAGATCTTGTAAAATCCCCAACTACTTAGAAATGAAATAGACTTCTAAATAAAACATACAtcaggaaatgaagaaaaaaggaaatcaggaaatattttgatgtgtataaaagtgaaaatacaacatataaaAATTTGTGGGCTGTTGCTAAAGTGATGTTGAGTGGGGCATTTGTAGCACTGAATGTCCTTGTTAGAGAAGAAGAAAACTCTCAAATGAATGACCTTGGCTTccaccttaagaaactagaaggcaaattaaattcaaaagagaaaaacaaaaccaaagatcaGAGTAGAAAATCAAtggaatggaaaacagaaaaataaaagagaaaatcaaataagCCAAAAGCCGTTTCCTTGTGAAAATGGATAAAATTGAATAATCTTTATCCACACTGACTAGCAAGCCAAACAGAGAAGATCCTAATCACCAATATCAAGAATGAGAGCTGTGACATCACTAGAGATCCTACAGATGTTAGAAGTATATTAGGGAACATTGAGTC
It includes:
- the LOC138427149 gene encoding keratin-associated protein 10-8-like, which translates into the protein MAFSNLSACSSDLSYSSRICLPGSCDSCTGSSWQVDDCPESCCEPPCCAPSCCTPAPRLTRLCAPVSCESRPCCQPACSSSCPALCCQQSSCQPSCRTSSPCQQDCCEPVCCRPVCCEPVCCRPVCYTPVCCTPVCCRPVCCETSPCSTSSCCQQSSCQPSCCTSPPCQQACCEPVCCRPVCCTPVCCTPVCCRPVCCEASPCSAPSSCCRPSSSVSLLCRPVCRPACYVPTSTCQPSCCRPASSVSLLCHPVCRPACYVPASTCQPSCCRPASSVSLLCRPACSRPACCVPASAPEPCC